The DNA region ACCAGGTAGAGAGTTTTGTGGGTATTTCGCAGGAAGACCTTACCTGCGAGACACTCGCAAAATCCTCTaggctggcatgactcttcaagttccagcatgtgcttcttaTGTGGCTCTTTTGCGGGTTAACTTCTAGCGAGATACTTGTGAAatccactgattcttcattttatgctcgATTATTCATTAACTTAATAGTAAACCCAATACAACAAAATCCctcaaaatacaaggaacaaattaaagaaaatacaacactttttgtcatggaataaaaccaatataaaatatagttgtaaatcacaactttacactcCCTATAATGTTTCCAATAGTCagccaaaaaaatagagatcttttacaaaaattgaagCATATGTGAGAAATTTAAGAGTTCAAACAAAGATATACTctcacaaagaaaaataaggctCAAGAACTCTCTATATGGATTGATTTTTAGCTTATATCTAACTTGTTCATGATCCATGCATATCTAACATCCTATCATCTGCTAACTCGTCTATTGTGCTCAAAAGTTTCCAATTGTGCTCTTCATGAAAAAATCTTAATATAGCAAATAGTATAACCAACTCAGTATTATTCATTCCCTCacatgatataaaaataaagcttaTAACTCTTCTGCATTCACAttcaaggtttttattttattttttagaactaATAAAGTTACagcgaaagaaaaaaaaatcatgcaaggTGTAGCAAAATGTGTAGACCTTTCCCCCCAACTAAAATATTGTGTTGTCCTCAAAGTATCAAAGCCAAAATAAATtcaagtataaaagaaaaaagttaccttaagcatttaaatttttttttttttaaatttctttcacCCCTACAAATGTTAGctcaccaaaaataaaaataataataataataataataataacaaaacaaaaaacaaaaaacaaaaacaaaaggcaaaaggaaaaaaaaaattaaaacaaatatggTACAACTTCATAAAACTCTTTTAGAGATCACGTAGCATCCCAATAGGTAGGGATCTCCAGTGACATAGTCTCCTCCTCTGGTATAACTCCCCTAAGTATAATTTTAACCTTTGTTTATTTACTTTCAAAATCCTACCATCCCTAGGGTCCTCAACTACTACAGCTCCATATTTAAACACTTCCCTTACAATGAAAGAGCCATTCCACTTAGGTTTTACCTTACTTGAGCCCAAATATGCATATTTAAGACTACTAGGCAGCGGCTTAAGCTCCAGTTGTAGTGCCTCTTCACTTGAAtgcacaagttttattttttatttttattttttttcattttctagtaGCTCCTTAAAGCAAGGCTTCCATCCTTCATTAATTGCCATCATCTATTGTTCTTACAAAACATGTGAGGGATCCaacaaagagaaatttttaGATACATGAATATCACATTCTAAATCATAAGAACCAGCAGAATTATTAAGAAGAGTTTCAAGAggatcagaaaaaaaaaattcttattaaacTCTTCTTGAACCATCATCCCAATGAGGTTCACATAAGCACAGTCATCATCCTCATGTGGTTGTTTAGCCACATGAAATATGTTTAGTTCCAAAGTCATGGAACCAAAAGTGAGTTGCGTTCTTTCATTCTTGCAATTAATTAAAGCATTAGCTATGGCAAGAAAAGGTCTACCCAAAATAATAGGGGTATGAACACTAGGATGTAAAATAGGTTGGTAATCTAGAACAGTAAAatctattgaataaaaaaaaaatggttcaaTTTTCACCAAAACATCCTCAAAAATCCTTCTTGGCTCCCTTACAGAGCGGTCATCCAATTGTAAAGTTATTGAAGTAGGTTTTAACTGACCAAGTCCAAGTTTTTGATATACACTGAAAGGGATCAAATTAACACTTGCCCTAAGATCTAGCAATGCATGATCCATGATGTAATCTCCAATAGTACAAGAGATTGTTGGACAACCTGGATCTTATACTTTGGTGGGGTCTTATATTGGATAACTGCACTTACCTATTCTGTTAGGAATGCGGTCTTCTTCACATGATGCTTTCTCTTGATGGTGCATAGGTCCTTAATTACCTTGGCATATGCAGGCACTTGCTTGATAACAtgcaataattgaaaatttaccTTGACTTGATGTAAATGCTCTACTATCTCAAATGTGGTGTCCAATTTCCTAGGTAATTTTAAGGCTTATGGAAATGGTGGAGGGATTGGGCATTGTTCAATTTCATCAAATCCAAGCGACTCAGTTTCATCCTTCTCTTTATCAACTTGGGTCTCCTTAGATTCTTAGTTACTAAaggagaaattttattaatttctttaccACTCCTCAAAATGGTCACAACTTTTACTTcctcatatttattttttagagccaatttttagattttgattgaTGGTATTGGGTTGAGTTTGGGAAGAAGCTTCCGTCTCTCAATCCCACTTAATGAATTTGTAAGCCTAGTTATATAACTCTTGGTCTTTCTTATCTCTTCATCTAGCCTGGTGAGCATGGATTCAAACTTTTGATTTTGCTCACTTTGCCTTTGAATGAAAGTACTAAGTGCATCCTCCAAGGAAGGcctagatgatgatgatgatgatgcataTGGTGAATTAAAATTCCTTGGTGTAGGAGGATTCAACACATTGTCACTCTTATAACTCAAATACGGATGGTTTTGCATATTTGGGttataattgttagaatataaataattatttggctAGTATGAATTAAATGCATGTACTTGTTGTTCTGGCACATTTAAGAATGATGAAAGTGATGCACATTCATTTGTAGCATGGTTTATCTCATGATAGATTTTACATACTTCCATTGGGTCCTCTCTAAAGGTAGCACTAACACTCTtacttccttttattttgagtGCCTCAATTTCTTTAGTTAACATGCTGATTTTTCCACTCATGTTATCATCTTCTCTCAACTTGAAAACTCTTCCACTAGAAGTGGTAGTGTTAGTTCTAGTCCTATCAGTGGAGTCCATAAGTCTAGGTCCAGTCTATGTGTTAGAGTTTTTAGCAATCTCATCAAGATAATCCATTGCATCTTCGGgttctttttgtaaaaagtCCCCTCCGCATGAGAGTTGAACAAATTTTCAGTCCCTAGGTGTAAGTCCTTCATAAAAACAGCTAACTAATCTCCAATCTTCATACCCATGAGTTGGGTAGAAATTGAAAAGATCTTTGTACATTTCCCAAGCTTGGTATAAGGTCTCATTTTCTCCTTGGACAAAACTAGCTATCCTTCTTTTTACTTGCTGGACATTGTGGGGaggaaaatatttcttaaaaactCTTGGGCCATCTCTCCCCAATTACCTataaacctaggtttcaaggtGTAAAGCCAACTTTTGGCCTTATCcttaagagaaaaaggaaagaaacgtAACTTAGCCGTCTCAATAACATTTTGTGCATAGAAGCTACTTGTTACCTCTTCAAAAGCTCTAACATGGACATAAGGATTTTCATTTGCTTGTCCCCTAAAGTCAGGAAGTATTGCTAATAAACCTTGTTTTAGTTCTACATGTGGTGCATTAGGTGGAAACATGATGCATGATGGAACAAAATTTTGTGTGGAATGCAATAGTTCGTACATAGTTCTTCTATTCTCATGATTATTATGTGTTTCATCACCCATGATTGATGAAGAAGGTGAAGGTGAAGGTGATGGTCTGTCAAAAAGATTACCAAagtaagtttcaaaaatttctaatcCGCCTCTCTTGTTTCTAACCCAAATGCTCATGCAACAATGAAtgcacaataaaataaaatcaaaataagggaaaaaatggAACGAACTTACCAATAGAAGAATTTCCACCAGCTATGCTTTGCTCCAAAAAAATTTGCCTTTAAATACGCAGCAGCTCCACGACAATGGCACCAAAATTGCTTGCTCACTCCTAAGTATAGGAGattgtagcaatataattctcagAGTACCGAGGTCGAACCATAAGGAGCggggtaaattcaaagacaatgtaatttaaaaaaaaaatttggtgaaGATGAAGAATAATTTTTGCCTAGTAATTGTAAACAAGAATAACAGTTATAACAGATTTAagtcaataatgtaaatactagggcatcgggGTGTTTCTCTATATCAATACGAAATTCTTTGTaatctaagaaattatatatttcataattgattgttcttatacaattaaatacttatgatttggttgaactgagacaattcaagaacgcatgataacctagattaataatgcggttagaaaagttttcaaaaaaaacctattcactttaaaacctgatttctatttgaaactattagaatttcatctaaaaaataagaaaaacatgattgaacttattgaaagcatggaagaactaatacatcaaaagaaatttaattgaacaatcaaatatattgttgataaaatcctagaaagaatcacattgaatattcataccgtatagaagaaacataatccctagccctagcaaaaagtttaggctgccattagagaaaaaaaaatacaagatattCTCTACCCAATTCGTTCTACACAGCCTCCCTTCAAAAACCTAATGTTCAAGTTtcccaagaaaataaaacttttactattttaattttcgtcTAGGTTTACAGCAGTaatttgtgagttaatttcggccttcaaaaattgataattttgaaaaactcaaaactggaaagttatatatatttaagtcaAGGTTCCAACCTATCTAgctttgtgtcaattggatttttgaggagagagatacgcCCAATATACTTATCAGTgctcaaatcaaaattttccttttcagattccgccttttttattttttttccccttatttgaagcttccaaacatggtagaaaatccaaacactctagctgcacctccttagacatttaagtaTGGTCTTTTAGCTCCTCTTTAATTCAAGTTTgacctccattctctcacaaattcctataaactcatctttctcacatgatttcttaaaagtagaaagtcacacacaatgaatgacatcttattcaagaaattatgtaaagataaataataggaactaatgcaaatcatgacttaattatacaaattaagtatagtaataaggagataatgcctacataaatatataacaagtatacgtTTTAAGGCTTTATCACAAATGCTCACTACCCAGTTTGAGGAAGTAAAGATGAACGAAGATGAGTTGTTTGACTCATTCTATGGTAGACTTAATGAGATTGTCATTTCCAAGCTCAGTCTTGGAGAAAAGATTGAGGAGGCCAAAGCTGTAAGTAAAGTCTTAAAGTCCTTACCCAAAAGCTTCCTAGCCAAAGTCATCACCATTGAGGAGAGTAAAGACTTGGATGAGATCAAGATCCAAGAGCTTGTCGATTCTCTTCAAACTTATGAGCTTGGATTTCCCTCTCACAAGTCTAGCAAATCTCTTGCTCTCAAAACTATATATGAGAGAACTGATGATTCCTCGGATGAGGATGATGTTGAGAAAGATATGTCTTATCAAAGaacttgttaggacatatgtaattcatgttaagaatatatgttaacattttatatattggataatcatttaacaaaatgcactttacttgtaattaggtaaatctaggatatgtttaatacttcaaggaacaaggtttcaagttcaagtgttaaagtcatgcaagtctgtccaagaatcaagtaagaaagtgctggattttaattctcgacagctagtatctattgagatttgaAAGCTGCTGAAGCCCATGGCTCGACAACTATCTTGATTGATgcctatctatcaaggtttataaaacttagtttttcagagctgtttttcatccaatccgtggatgtatgtttaggctttcttttctcacaaccctaaacacaaataagaattattttaagggccgtcaaaggtgacacaagttgcacaagtgtagagcaaacttttgttcatgcaaattgtgattgGAGACagagtttgccctagttcatctttctcttgaagaagctgctgtttTGTACACCGTgaggttttgtgaccaagcaacttcatgatcttcattgtgtgatgaacagaagaattttgcagccaacatccttctcaagttggtgatcaagtcatgtattgggagccgtgcaatataaggagagattgttactatagaacaagtccaattgggtattggggtaagggttcaactgtaggttggtgtaaggtactgggattcctttacttgtaaccgcttgttttgatactagtggattctcaggagtggtgaccttaaaatcacttggaAAAGTTTTTACCGtgtaggttttcctcattcgtaaacaaatcaccgtatcaTTTAATTTCCATTGCATATTCAGTTATTtggtgataggccaaaaacgtattgaccccttgtgatggattaattgattaattagtcaagtttaattaattaaccaatttaacatgcaaacgcgtcgtagcacaaacaaatcaccaattaaactaagcatgcagtggaaaataaatgacacggtgatttgtttacgaatggggaaaacctacacggcgaaaaccccaccgggtgaatttaaggtcaccactcccgaaattccactattatcacaacaagcggttacaagtaaaggaatcccaagtaccttaccaacctacagttgaacccttaccccaatacccaattggacttgttctgtagtgataattTCTCCTTTAGATAcatggctcccaagtacgtgactaaccaatttgatgtgcggatcctagtatgcgacttcaatcaccaactagagaagattgttggctgcaaagtttttcaattcatccacacgatgaagattaataaaatgcttggttacaaaaccctatggtgcaaagacacagcaacttcttcacaagagatatgaactagggcaagaactttttctcaagtcacaatttgcatgaacaaggatttctcaatgcttgtgcaacttgccataCTTGATAGCCcctaaaataatccttttatatgtctagggttaggagaaaagaaagcccaaagacacatccacagattggaataaaaaaaaaactcagaatttgtttttcttaatcctcgatagatagaggtatcgagatgctgtcgagaagctgtcgagccacagggctggaacagctctttaaaccttgacacatgctagctggcgagctttaatgaacttgcaatATTCagcttgattcttggatagacttgatgacttcaacacttaatcttgaaactcagtttcttgaagcattaaacacatcctaattctacccaattacaagtaaagtgcgttttgtcaaaggattaaccaattacataaaaaaatgacatatgttctaaacaggtgaaacacatatgtcctaacaatctccccctttggcaatctgtgacaaaaccacaacaaacaaatgaacatatgagagaagtcataaatcactcaattcatactcacttgttgaatacaataaaatctatcctaacacaaactcttgaaaaactttgcaagaagagagtttatgacaagtagactttgacaacttgtatttctgaaacactttaacaaaactcatcaaggcatcttagtgtgaaacagaaataatagattgcatacaaatagagaatcatgtgtataaagagagaaaagaaacaacacatgtagagataggtgaaagaaacatacatcatcacatatataacaaagataagcacaatgtatgtgataatggtcacaagacataggtacaagaagaaaatgtatctaaagtggagaaaagaaaaagatacaagtaatccttactacatccctcatcactcaacactccccctatcaaaaatgtccctatacaagctctctccctaagtatgactactcttataacccaaaactactccccctttttgtcacgagtgacaaagggtagagtgtcaagtagacatctcatcggtagagctagcatccccatcatcatcatccgaagcatcatcgtcatcaccatcatcagcCTTAGACTCAGAAGCcacaggaggtggtggaggagaaacctcaGGAGAAAAACTACCCATGATCGCCTGTCGccgagcaatgcgaccaacacgaacattcacctgatacaactctgtagagagtGTATCCAAGCGAGCATCCATgtgctgaagctgcgccatgatgtctcctagtgacacatcgctCGTAGATGAGGAGGGAGCAGATGAGACATG from Castanea sativa cultivar Marrone di Chiusa Pesio chromosome 6, ASM4071231v1 includes:
- the LOC142639839 gene encoding uncharacterized protein LOC142639839; translated protein: MLTTQFEEVKMNEDELFDSFYGRLNEIVISKLSLGEKIEEAKAVSKVLKSLPKSFLAKVITIEESKDLDEIKIQELVDSLQTYELGFPSHKSSKSLALKTIYERTDDSSDEDDVEKDMSYQRTC